A genomic stretch from Malus domestica chromosome 15, GDT2T_hap1 includes:
- the LOC103456299 gene encoding ammonium transporter 3 member 1-like codes for MMASPPPNPVPIAYQGGAGAVPDWLNKGDNAWQMISATLVGLQSVPGLVILYGSIVKKKWAVNSAFMALYAFAAVVLCWVCWAYKMSFGEKLLPFWGRAGPALGQKFLINRAALPSSTHKFSNHTVETAEVEPLYPMATMVWFQCVFAAITLILLAGSVLGRMNFKAWMMFVPLWLTFSYTVGAFSLWGGGFLFQWGVMDYSGGYVIHLSSGIAGFTTAYWVGPRVKKDRERFPPNNVLLVLAGAGLLWMGWAGFNGGDPYAANTDSSMAVLNTNICAATSLLVWTVLDVIFFDKPSVIGAVQGMITGLVCITPAAGLVQGWAAIVMGIMSGSVPWFTMMIVDKRWKMLSAVDDTLGVVHTHAVAGFLGGILTGLFAEPQLCALFLPVTNSRGGVYGGGMQILKQIVGGLFVIGWNLVVTSIICIVLRFIVPLRMPEEQLLIGDDAVHGEEAYALWGDGEKYDATKHELYSDDTSHPHNHPSSGATQAV; via the exons ATGATGGCTAGTCCTCCTCCAAACCCAGTGCCGATTGCATACCAGGGAGGGGCGGGGGCAGTGCCAGACTGGTTGAACAAGGGGGACAACGCATGGCAAATGATATCTGCCACCCTCGTTGGTCTGCAGAGTGTGCCGGGTCTCGTCATCCTCTACGGCAGTATCGTTAAAAAGAAATGGGCGGTTAACTCAGCCTTCATGGCTCTCTACGCTTTTGCCGCTGTGGTCCTCTGCTGGGTATGCTGGGCCTACAAGATGTCCTTCGGGGAGAAACTCCTCCCGTTCTGGGGCAGAGCTGGCCCGGCTTTGGGCCAGAAGTTCCTCATCAACCGGGCAGCTCTCCCCTCCAGCACCCACAAATTCAGCAACCACACTGTCGAAACCGCTGAGGTCGAGCCGTTGTATCCGATGGCTACGATGGTGTGGTTTCAGTGTGTGTTTGCGGCCATCACACTGATTCTGCTGGCGGGGTCGGTGCTTGGGAGGATGAACTTCAAGGCGTGGATGATGTTCGTGCCTCTGTGGCTGACGTTTTCGTACACGGTGGGTGCTTTCAGCTTGTGGGGTGGCGGATTTTTGTTCCAATGGGGTGTCATGGACTACTCCGGGGGTTACGTCATTCATCTTTCTTCCGGGATTGCCGGCTTCACCACTGCGTACTGG GTAGGACCAAGAGTGAAGAAGGACAGGGAGAGATTTCCACCAAACAATGTACTGCTGGTGTTGGCAGGAGCCGGGTTGCTGTGGATGGGATGGGCGGGTTTTAACGGCGGAGATCCGTACGCGGCAAACACGGACTCGTCGATGGCCGTCCTCAACACCAACATCTGCGCTGCAACGAGCCTCTTGGTCTGGACTGTGCTTGATGTCATTTTCTTCGACAAGCCCTCCGTCATCGGAGCTGTCCAGGGAATGATCACTGGCCTCGTCTGCATTACTCCTGCGGCAG GTCTTGTTCAAGGATGGGCCGCAATAGTGATGGGAATTATGTCAGGCAGTGTGCCATGGTTCACAATGATGATCGTAGACAAGAGGTGGAAAATGTTATCCGCAGTTGACGACACCCTCGGCGTAGTTCACACCCACGCTGTGGCCGGCTTTCTTGGCGGCATCTTAACGGGTCTCTTCGCAGAGCCCCAACTGTGTGCACTCTTTTTACCGGTCACAAACTCACGCGGAGGGGTTTACGGAGGAGGCATGCAAATCCTCAAGCAGATTGTAGGAGGGCTGTTTGTCATTGGATGGAACCTTGTGGTCACCTCCATTATTTGCATCGTCTTAAGGTTTATAGTTCCGTTGCGTATGCCGGAGGAACAATTGCTGATCGGGGACGACGCAGTGCATGGGGAAGAGGCGTACGCATTGTGGGGTGACGGTGAGAAGTATGATGCTACTAAGCATGAGCTTTACTCCGATGATACGTCACACCCTCATAACCATCCATCAAGTGGTGCCACTCAGGCGGTCTAG